A genomic stretch from Terriglobia bacterium includes:
- a CDS encoding tetratricopeptide repeat protein produces the protein MLLAPRPLRRALTLLVCVAALALPAAAAERARLRVEDYQIEAELQPKTHRLIAHTRVKFTALEDLSFATFELHNALRPTRITDGEGHALSAERITQDNSIRIALPSGLAKDASTTLQIDYEGTLSSGEDSPVQGLKLAYVGDDTSYLLYAGRWFPLSGYGTNRFTATMKITVPAGWSVIGSGAQGSAAATAPARPVKEPLPARARGRAAVPAPEPQLPALPGGKTFTFAWDKPSFPGTIIAGKFDESSSNAVGLNLRVFLKPAHKDLVSNYTETAVREFQFFSANLGPPLTNNLNIVEIPDDTVPSAWAPEVAAISSRSLTGKLNYRLLANTIAHQWWGADVSPATKSDWWLSDGFARYAEARYVESAAGEAAFNEAIKDLEVGALAYDTVPLSSVGRLDTFAPEFQALVTDKGAIILNMLRWVIGDAAFDKTIRTFLQQYGGKPATVDDFRKLAEQNYGQQLTWFFSQWIDSTGAPEFKAKYTVYRVAKGFRVVGEIAQDLDLFRMPVELKIDTDGQSESKRIEVVGTNSAFQVETFGKPRRIVIDPDNRVLKNSTELKVRASIMRGQGLVEQGDLAAALQEFQKALDANKNSSLAHYRIAEVFFLQKNYQASANAYRESLDGDGEPRWTEVWSHIQLGKIFDVTGQRDRATNEYRLALQTNDNTQGAMEEARKYLSAPYQRKEAAKEGQ, from the coding sequence ATGCTCTTAGCACCACGTCCCCTAAGGCGCGCCCTTACCTTACTGGTCTGCGTTGCGGCGCTGGCGCTGCCCGCCGCGGCCGCCGAGCGAGCGCGCCTGCGGGTGGAGGATTACCAGATCGAAGCCGAGCTGCAGCCGAAAACGCACCGCCTGATCGCCCACACGCGCGTCAAGTTCACCGCGCTGGAAGACCTCAGCTTCGCCACCTTCGAGCTGCACAACGCGCTGCGCCCGACACGCATCACCGACGGCGAGGGACACGCGCTCTCCGCCGAACGCATCACGCAGGACAATTCCATCCGCATCGCGCTGCCCAGCGGGTTGGCGAAGGACGCCAGCACCACGCTGCAGATCGATTACGAAGGCACGCTTTCCTCCGGCGAGGACAGCCCGGTGCAAGGGCTAAAGCTCGCCTACGTCGGCGACGACACCAGCTACCTGCTGTACGCCGGGCGCTGGTTCCCGCTGAGCGGCTACGGCACTAACCGTTTCACGGCCACGATGAAGATCACCGTGCCCGCGGGATGGAGCGTGATCGGCAGTGGCGCGCAGGGTTCCGCTGCGGCGACTGCGCCCGCGCGTCCGGTGAAGGAGCCTCTGCCAGCGCGCGCGCGCGGACGCGCGGCTGTGCCAGCGCCCGAACCGCAGTTGCCCGCCCTGCCAGGCGGCAAGACCTTCACCTTCGCCTGGGACAAACCGAGCTTCCCGGGAACGATCATCGCGGGCAAGTTCGATGAAAGCAGCAGCAACGCGGTCGGGCTGAATCTACGCGTGTTCCTCAAGCCGGCGCACAAGGACCTGGTGTCCAACTACACCGAAACGGCGGTGCGCGAGTTCCAGTTCTTCAGCGCGAACCTGGGCCCGCCGCTGACGAACAATCTGAACATCGTGGAAATTCCCGACGACACCGTTCCCAGCGCGTGGGCGCCGGAAGTTGCGGCGATATCGTCGCGCTCGTTGACGGGGAAATTGAACTATCGCCTGCTGGCCAACACCATCGCGCATCAGTGGTGGGGCGCCGACGTCAGCCCCGCGACCAAGAGCGACTGGTGGCTGAGTGACGGCTTCGCGCGCTACGCGGAAGCGCGCTACGTCGAGTCGGCGGCGGGGGAGGCAGCGTTTAACGAGGCGATCAAGGACCTGGAAGTGGGGGCGCTGGCCTACGACACCGTGCCCCTGTCCAGCGTCGGGCGTCTCGACACCTTCGCGCCGGAGTTCCAGGCGCTGGTCACCGACAAGGGAGCCATCATCCTCAACATGCTGCGCTGGGTGATCGGCGACGCTGCGTTTGACAAGACTATACGCACGTTCTTGCAGCAGTACGGGGGCAAGCCCGCGACGGTGGACGATTTTCGCAAGCTCGCGGAGCAGAACTACGGCCAACAACTGACGTGGTTCTTCTCGCAGTGGATCGACTCCACCGGCGCACCCGAGTTTAAGGCCAAATACACGGTGTACCGTGTCGCCAAGGGTTTCAGGGTGGTGGGCGAGATTGCGCAGGACCTCGACCTGTTCCGCATGCCGGTGGAATTGAAGATCGACACCGACGGCCAGAGCGAGAGCAAGCGCATCGAGGTAGTGGGCACGAATTCCGCGTTTCAGGTGGAGACGTTCGGCAAGCCGCGGCGGATCGTGATCGATCCCGACAACCGCGTGCTCAAGAACTCAACCGAGCTGAAGGTGCGCGCTTCCATCATGCGCGGCCAGGGCCTGGTGGAGCAGGGTGACCTGGCCGCCGCGCTGCAGGAGTTCCAGAAGGCGCTCGACGCCAACAAGAACAGCTCGCTGGCGCATTACCGCATCGCCGAGGTGTTCTTTTTGCAGAAGAATTACCAGGCCTCCGCGAACGCTTATCGCGAGTCGCTGGATGGCGATGGCGAACCGCGCTGGACTGAAGTCTGGAGCCACATCCAACTCGGCAAGATTTTTGACGTGACCGGGCAGCGCGACCGCGCCACTAACGAGTATCGCCTGGCGCTACAGACCAACGACAACACCCAGGGCGCCATGGAAGAAGCGCGGAAATATCTCTCGGCGCCATATCAACGGAAGGAAGCGGCGAAAGAGGGACAGTAA
- a CDS encoding aminotransferase class III-fold pyridoxal phosphate-dependent enzyme: MHFPAHASWPAAFPRSFRKQYPRAVRGEGAWIFDEHGKKYLDLAGSAAVSFLGHGDPAIARAMAAQVAAIEFAHTSQFVTPIAEDFARELLEFAGAEFGGGAVYFTSGGSEAVETALKLARQFQVESGHDERYQVISRQQSYHGATLGAMAVSGNLRRRKPYLPMLREFSHINTPYCYRCAYGCNNCAAEYARELEIAISESGGTAAAFICEPISGATLGAAVPPGGYLQEIRRICNAHGLLWIADEVMTGCGRTGRNLAWEHWDNVPTLSVARPATDKGGATAATAPDIVVAGKGLAAGYAPLGAVIASRRVVEAIAAGSGAFIHGLTYNAHPVSVAAGRAVLNRVRELRLVEAADSNAPGSLASEFAAALQTLRDCDCVGDVRGLGLLWGVEFVADRQSKTPYDPESVFSARVFEAAQRRGVLVYPMQGCVDGTRGDHLLLAPPAVASPDEIRDGIAELRRAIYEVQAS; this comes from the coding sequence ATGCACTTCCCTGCGCACGCGTCCTGGCCGGCGGCATTCCCGCGCTCCTTCCGCAAGCAGTATCCGCGCGCGGTGCGCGGAGAAGGAGCGTGGATCTTCGACGAGCACGGCAAGAAGTATCTCGATCTTGCCGGCAGCGCCGCTGTTTCCTTTCTCGGACACGGCGACCCCGCGATCGCGCGCGCCATGGCGGCCCAAGTCGCCGCTATCGAGTTCGCGCACACCAGCCAGTTCGTCACCCCGATCGCGGAAGATTTCGCGCGCGAACTGCTGGAATTTGCCGGCGCGGAATTCGGCGGCGGCGCGGTGTACTTCACCAGCGGCGGCAGCGAGGCCGTGGAAACCGCACTCAAGCTGGCACGGCAATTCCAGGTCGAGAGCGGCCACGACGAACGCTACCAGGTCATCAGCCGCCAGCAGAGCTACCACGGCGCGACGCTGGGGGCGATGGCGGTATCGGGGAATTTGCGCCGGCGCAAGCCGTACCTCCCGATGCTGCGCGAGTTCAGCCACATCAACACGCCGTATTGCTATCGCTGCGCCTACGGCTGCAACAATTGCGCGGCGGAGTACGCCCGCGAATTGGAAATCGCCATCAGCGAATCTGGTGGCACGGCGGCGGCGTTTATTTGTGAGCCTATTTCGGGCGCGACACTGGGCGCAGCCGTCCCGCCGGGCGGCTACTTGCAGGAAATCCGGCGCATCTGCAATGCTCACGGCCTGCTTTGGATCGCCGACGAGGTCATGACCGGATGCGGACGCACCGGGCGGAATCTTGCGTGGGAGCATTGGGACAATGTCCCCACCCTATCGGTCGCAAGGCCGGCGACCGATAAGGGTGGGGCAACCGCGGCAACCGCGCCGGACATCGTCGTCGCCGGCAAGGGGCTTGCGGCGGGATATGCGCCGCTGGGCGCGGTCATTGCTTCGCGCCGCGTGGTCGAGGCAATCGCCGCCGGTTCCGGCGCTTTCATTCACGGGCTTACCTACAACGCGCATCCCGTCTCGGTCGCGGCAGGACGCGCGGTGCTGAACCGAGTCCGGGAACTTCGGCTCGTCGAGGCTGCCGATAGCAACGCCCCCGGCTCGCTGGCATCGGAATTCGCCGCGGCCCTTCAGACGCTGCGCGATTGCGACTGCGTCGGCGACGTGCGCGGGCTGGGGCTGCTGTGGGGCGTGGAATTTGTCGCCGACCGGCAGAGCAAGACGCCCTACGATCCGGAATCCGTGTTCTCGGCGCGCGTTTTCGAAGCCGCCCAGCGGCGCGGGGTGCTGGTTTACCCTATGCAGGGGTGCGTGGACGGCACGCGCGGCGACCACTTGCTGTTGGCGCCGCCGGCGGTCGCATCGCCCGATGAAATCCGCGACGGCATCGCCGAATTGCGCCGCGCTATCTATGAGGTCCAGGCGTCGTGA
- a CDS encoding VWA domain-containing protein, which translates to MPFLTKFRAWAQIACLLAFGVISFAQAPPASQDTLLPPENPPTALALPQDDTIRTRVDEVNVMFTVVNRAGKFVSNLSLSDLDVLDNQRAPERISYFQQQSDLPLRVGLLLDLSSSVTGRFEYEKKAAITFLQKVLRPDVDEAFLVGFASNVNLLQDFTGDVGALSRAVRRMKLGGDTRLYDAIRFASAKLSTASGPPLMRRAIIIISDGEDTRSKTLMYDAIQSALHAETVVLALSSNDLTDREYPHGEAVLDLLTRPTGGGVLPAHSNSQIGRAFDKVKETLHNQYAIGYKPAEFKPDGRFHAIEIVARAKRLRVQCRRGYFARREDQESAFHATAP; encoded by the coding sequence ATGCCCTTTCTGACCAAGTTCCGCGCATGGGCGCAGATCGCGTGCCTGCTTGCGTTCGGGGTGATTTCATTCGCGCAGGCGCCACCGGCCTCCCAGGACACTCTTCTGCCGCCTGAGAACCCGCCCACAGCGCTGGCGTTGCCGCAAGACGACACCATCCGCACGCGCGTGGACGAAGTCAACGTGATGTTCACCGTCGTCAACCGCGCCGGCAAGTTCGTGAGCAATCTTTCGCTCAGCGACCTCGACGTGCTCGACAACCAGCGCGCCCCGGAGCGGATCAGCTACTTCCAGCAGCAGAGCGACCTGCCGTTGCGCGTCGGGTTGCTGCTGGATTTGAGCTCTTCTGTGACCGGCCGTTTCGAATACGAAAAAAAGGCCGCCATTACCTTCCTGCAAAAAGTGCTGCGGCCAGATGTGGACGAGGCATTCCTGGTAGGCTTCGCCAGCAACGTGAACTTGCTGCAGGATTTCACCGGTGACGTCGGCGCCCTGTCGCGGGCGGTGCGGCGCATGAAACTGGGGGGCGACACGCGGCTGTACGATGCCATCCGCTTCGCGTCGGCGAAGCTGAGCACCGCTTCCGGTCCGCCACTGATGCGGCGCGCCATCATCATCATCAGCGACGGCGAGGACACGCGCAGCAAGACGCTCATGTACGACGCCATTCAATCGGCGCTGCACGCCGAAACCGTGGTCCTGGCTCTCAGCTCTAACGACCTGACCGATCGTGAATACCCGCACGGGGAAGCTGTTCTGGATTTGCTCACGCGTCCCACCGGGGGCGGAGTTCTGCCGGCGCACAGCAACTCCCAAATTGGCCGCGCGTTCGACAAAGTCAAGGAAACGCTCCACAACCAATACGCCATCGGATACAAGCCGGCCGAGTTCAAGCCCGATGGAAGGTTTCACGCCATCGAAATCGTGGCCCGGGCCAAGCGACTGCGCGTGCAGTGCCGCCGCGGATACTTCGCGCGGCGCGAAGACCAGGAGAGCGCTTTTCACGCAACCGCCCCGTGA
- a CDS encoding CoA transferase subunit A: MNKVFASADQAVANIADGCSVMMGGFGLCGIPENLIAALVRRGARKLTTISNNVGVQGFGVGLLLRNGQIRKHIGTFMGDNQLLQELLARGEIELEVIPQGTFIERIRSAGAGIAAFYTPTGVGTVVEQGKEPRDFDGQRYLLETALRADFALVKAWKGDAHGNLVYRKTARNFNPEMAAAAKVTIAEVEQLVPVGELNPDQVHTPGIYVQRIIQGPSYEKLIEKRTVRRAS; this comes from the coding sequence GTGAATAAAGTTTTTGCCAGCGCCGACCAGGCCGTCGCCAACATCGCCGACGGTTGCAGCGTGATGATGGGCGGCTTCGGCCTGTGCGGCATTCCCGAAAATCTGATCGCCGCGCTGGTGCGCCGGGGCGCGCGCAAACTCACCACCATCAGCAACAACGTCGGAGTGCAGGGATTCGGCGTCGGACTGCTGCTGCGCAATGGTCAGATCCGCAAACATATCGGCACGTTCATGGGCGACAACCAGCTTCTCCAGGAGCTGCTGGCGCGCGGCGAAATCGAGCTGGAGGTCATCCCGCAGGGCACCTTCATCGAGCGCATACGCTCGGCAGGGGCGGGCATCGCCGCGTTTTACACTCCTACCGGGGTTGGCACGGTCGTAGAACAGGGCAAGGAACCCCGTGACTTTGACGGCCAGCGTTACCTGCTGGAAACCGCGCTGCGCGCCGACTTCGCGCTGGTAAAGGCATGGAAGGGCGACGCGCACGGCAACCTCGTCTACCGCAAAACGGCGCGCAACTTCAATCCGGAAATGGCTGCCGCGGCCAAAGTCACCATCGCCGAAGTCGAGCAGTTAGTTCCGGTAGGAGAATTGAATCCCGACCAGGTACACACGCCAGGCATCTACGTACAGCGCATCATCCAGGGGCCGTCGTACGAGAAGTTGATCGAGAAGCGGACGGTGCGGAGGGCAAGCTAG
- the lpxB gene encoding lipid-A-disaccharide synthase: MRLLISAGEASGESYGAQLIAALKKREPELDCSGVGGEAMRAAGCRTAVDAKDIAVVGIAEVATRLPKIWGEFRRLLRAVDAQKPDAAVLIDFPDWNLRLARELHARGIPVVYYISPQLWAWRPKRIEQIKRHVRKMLVIFPFEERWYRERGVEAEYVGHPLADLPAPGPAPPLRSPQIPIALLPGSRKKEIALNLPAMLHAARALGKQYQFIIPVASTVSSKWMVDLIHRVVGQDPGINLKLESDARLALSQARAAVVASGTATVEAALIGTPFVMVYRVTPLTWKLGRPLVSVPFFAMPNLIAGREVIPELVQDNFTAENIVARMNEILPDGPARQTMLGGLKEVRAKLAAPAGSSTASDRAAEAVLAAVRRI, translated from the coding sequence GTGAGACTGCTGATCTCGGCCGGGGAAGCCTCCGGCGAAAGTTATGGCGCGCAGCTCATCGCCGCCCTGAAAAAACGCGAGCCGGAACTTGACTGCTCCGGCGTCGGCGGCGAGGCCATGCGCGCGGCGGGCTGCCGCACGGCGGTGGACGCGAAGGACATAGCCGTCGTCGGCATCGCCGAGGTGGCCACGCGCCTACCGAAAATCTGGGGCGAATTTCGCAGGCTGCTGCGCGCGGTGGATGCGCAGAAACCCGACGCTGCGGTGCTCATTGATTTCCCCGACTGGAACCTCCGCCTGGCGCGCGAACTGCACGCGCGCGGCATTCCAGTCGTCTATTACATCAGCCCGCAGCTCTGGGCGTGGCGGCCCAAGCGCATCGAGCAGATCAAGCGCCACGTGCGCAAGATGCTGGTGATTTTTCCATTTGAAGAGCGATGGTATCGGGAGCGCGGGGTTGAAGCCGAGTACGTCGGACATCCGTTGGCCGACCTGCCCGCACCCGGACCGGCACCGCCGCTGCGCTCGCCGCAAATCCCGATTGCGCTGCTGCCGGGAAGCCGCAAGAAAGAGATCGCGCTCAATCTCCCGGCGATGCTGCACGCGGCGCGCGCGCTGGGCAAGCAATACCAGTTCATCATTCCCGTCGCATCCACCGTCAGCTCAAAATGGATGGTCGACCTGATTCACCGCGTGGTCGGGCAGGACCCCGGCATAAATCTCAAGCTGGAAAGCGACGCGCGCCTGGCGCTTTCGCAAGCTCGCGCGGCGGTGGTGGCGAGCGGCACCGCAACCGTGGAAGCGGCGCTCATCGGCACACCCTTCGTGATGGTTTATCGGGTAACGCCGCTGACCTGGAAACTCGGCCGTCCGCTGGTGAGTGTCCCCTTCTTCGCCATGCCCAACCTGATCGCCGGACGCGAAGTAATCCCCGAACTGGTGCAGGACAACTTCACTGCCGAAAACATCGTTGCGCGCATGAACGAAATCCTTCCCGACGGCCCCGCGCGGCAAACGATGCTCGGTGGATTGAAAGAGGTGCGCGCGAAACTGGCCGCACCGGCAGGGTCGTCTACCGCCTCAGACCGCGCGGCCGAAGCGGTGCTGGCGGCGGTCCGCCGAATTTAA
- a CDS encoding SAM-dependent methyltransferase, which produces MTLREYIEREIRERGPLPFSRYMALCLSGAPAGDPPGFYSRAREQFGKAGDFYTSSDVHAVFGRLLARQFDEMWRALDSPPRIDLVELGPGRGLLAQDVLDWTARKFPHFALALRYTLVEGSPELARRLQERFADRIARGKVEVLTGFDDFRRHYDHAIVFANEFFDALPVEIVSDRGQVYVGAAKGRFEEIFRPLAPEVDEFLDRYGVRPEAGERVEACTEAVSWMKRLAAVMRRGFAVFIDYGYTREEQLAGRHRDTLMTYRRHQAGTNPYEAPGEQDITAHVNFTALSESSAALGFDPLALVTQAQFLMGIGEENQFADAFEECQLPQERAKVALQLKHIATPVGMGEVFDVLVLGRGVTKETARGLSGLKFAKGS; this is translated from the coding sequence TTGACCCTCCGCGAGTACATCGAGCGGGAAATCCGCGAGCGCGGACCGCTTCCGTTCTCTCGTTACATGGCACTGTGCCTCTCCGGCGCACCTGCCGGCGATCCGCCCGGATTCTATTCCCGTGCGCGAGAACAATTCGGCAAAGCGGGAGACTTCTACACTTCCAGCGACGTGCACGCCGTTTTCGGGCGCCTGCTGGCGCGGCAGTTCGACGAGATGTGGCGCGCGCTGGATTCTCCGCCACGCATTGATCTGGTCGAGCTCGGGCCGGGGCGCGGTTTGCTCGCGCAGGACGTGCTCGACTGGACCGCCAGGAAATTCCCCCATTTTGCTCTCGCTCTGCGCTACACGCTGGTCGAGGGTTCGCCCGAACTGGCGCGGCGATTGCAGGAGCGCTTCGCGGATCGCATCGCGCGCGGCAAAGTGGAGGTGCTAACCGGCTTCGACGATTTTCGCCGCCACTATGACCATGCCATCGTCTTCGCCAACGAATTCTTCGACGCGCTTCCGGTGGAAATCGTCTCCGATCGCGGGCAGGTGTACGTCGGAGCGGCGAAGGGACGGTTCGAGGAGATATTTCGGCCGCTGGCGCCCGAGGTTGACGAGTTCCTCGACCGCTACGGCGTGCGTCCGGAAGCCGGCGAGCGCGTCGAAGCCTGTACCGAAGCTGTCTCATGGATGAAAAGACTGGCTGCCGTCATGCGGCGCGGGTTCGCCGTCTTCATTGATTACGGCTACACGCGCGAAGAGCAGCTTGCCGGCCGCCATCGCGACACCCTGATGACTTACCGCCGGCACCAGGCGGGAACCAACCCCTACGAAGCGCCCGGCGAGCAGGACATCACGGCGCACGTAAACTTCACCGCGCTTAGCGAGTCCAGCGCCGCCCTTGGCTTCGATCCCCTGGCGCTGGTGACGCAGGCGCAATTCTTGATGGGCATCGGCGAAGAGAATCAATTCGCCGACGCGTTCGAAGAATGCCAACTGCCGCAGGAGCGGGCCAAGGTCGCTCTGCAACTGAAGCACATCGCGACGCCGGTGGGAATGGGAGAGGTCTTCGACGTGCTGGTTCTTGGGCGAGGCGTTACTAAGGAAACCGCGAGAGGTTTAAGCGGACTGAAATTTGCGAAGGGTTCGTGA
- a CDS encoding M28 family metallopeptidase codes for MIHDQRKAQAVARRSIALLAWFVVTIAAAGQTRPAAAITGFTSKSGQKQTAIEQKFKARISRAQENIFHRFLTSEPHPAGSERNNELARYIAETWRRQGLEDVVIREYDVLNSFPRETSLEMVSPVTYKADLREAPYAEDPDTRNPRVKSAYLGLSASGEVTAPIVYARNGNPEDYEVLRKNGIDVRGKIVLVRYSNPYSYRGFKALTAEREGAAAMIVYSDPAEDGYKQGKVFPDGPWGPETHFQRGAITYDFIVPGDPLTPGWASVPGAKRVAPEEARSLPKIIALPLSWHDAKPLLEHMGGPPAPKDWQGGLPITYRLGGEARVHLKVDMDNRVAPNYVVEARIRGAELPDEWVVLGNHRDAWEFGGVDPSSGTASMLEMTRSLGALLKQGVRPRRTLVICSWDGEEVGLTGSTEWGEQFADELKRKAIAYINVDSSASGPDFEGSAVASLAPLLVETTKSLRDPSGVSLYAAWLRSRRTKQRSEGEKEEKKPITAATLADVRIGSGSDHTVFLNFLGVPVIGLQFDGPYGVYHSMYDDHFWIEHFGDPGFRYHALMSQLWGVLTLRLANADALPFDFGAYARALREFVEDLQKKNQLQGHLDLAPLMLAIANFERQGTEWNAAVRRRLASGNAGVRVLEPLNRAQTRVEANWLNEGGIPGRPWFKHLLYGARYTYAHLELPGLTEAVESKSWPVAQRQLDLLLRAVSRNAELLERTRGLLGVEANRRR; via the coding sequence ATGATCCATGATCAACGGAAAGCACAGGCGGTCGCACGACGCAGCATTGCGCTGCTCGCATGGTTCGTCGTGACCATTGCCGCTGCCGGGCAAACGCGGCCCGCGGCGGCGATCACGGGCTTCACCAGCAAATCCGGGCAGAAACAGACTGCCATCGAACAGAAGTTCAAGGCGCGGATTTCGCGCGCTCAGGAAAACATTTTCCACCGTTTTCTGACTTCCGAGCCGCATCCTGCCGGGTCGGAACGCAATAACGAGCTGGCGCGCTACATCGCCGAGACGTGGCGGCGGCAAGGGCTCGAGGATGTCGTCATACGCGAGTACGACGTCCTGAATTCCTTCCCGCGCGAGACGTCACTGGAGATGGTGTCGCCCGTCACCTATAAGGCGGACCTGCGCGAGGCGCCCTACGCCGAGGATCCCGACACGCGCAACCCGCGCGTCAAGTCGGCGTACCTGGGGCTGTCGGCGTCCGGCGAAGTCACGGCGCCCATCGTGTACGCCCGCAACGGTAATCCCGAGGATTACGAGGTGCTGCGCAAGAACGGCATCGATGTGCGCGGCAAGATCGTGCTGGTGCGCTACTCGAATCCCTACAGCTATCGCGGCTTCAAGGCGCTGACGGCAGAGCGCGAGGGCGCGGCCGCGATGATCGTTTACTCCGATCCGGCGGAAGACGGCTACAAGCAGGGCAAGGTGTTTCCCGACGGCCCGTGGGGGCCGGAGACGCATTTCCAGCGCGGCGCCATCACCTACGATTTTATTGTCCCCGGCGATCCGCTGACGCCCGGGTGGGCCTCGGTGCCCGGCGCAAAACGCGTGGCGCCTGAGGAAGCGCGTTCGCTGCCGAAAATCATCGCGCTGCCGCTTTCCTGGCATGATGCCAAGCCGCTGCTCGAGCACATGGGCGGGCCGCCGGCGCCCAAGGACTGGCAGGGCGGGCTGCCGATCACGTATCGGCTGGGTGGCGAGGCGCGCGTCCATCTCAAGGTGGACATGGACAACCGCGTCGCGCCCAACTACGTGGTCGAGGCTCGGATTCGAGGCGCGGAGTTGCCGGACGAATGGGTGGTGCTGGGAAATCATCGCGACGCGTGGGAATTCGGCGGCGTGGACCCAAGCAGCGGAACCGCGTCCATGCTGGAAATGACTCGCAGCCTGGGTGCGCTGCTGAAGCAAGGAGTCCGCCCGCGGCGCACCCTGGTGATTTGCAGTTGGGACGGCGAAGAAGTTGGACTGACCGGCTCGACCGAATGGGGCGAACAGTTTGCCGACGAACTCAAGCGGAAGGCGATCGCCTACATCAACGTGGATTCCTCGGCGTCGGGCCCGGATTTTGAGGGCAGCGCAGTGGCCTCGCTGGCGCCGCTGCTGGTGGAGACGACAAAATCGTTGCGCGATCCTTCTGGCGTGTCGCTGTACGCGGCGTGGCTGCGCTCGCGCCGCACCAAGCAGCGCAGTGAGGGTGAGAAAGAAGAGAAGAAACCCATCACTGCGGCGACCCTGGCCGACGTGCGCATCGGCAGCGGTTCCGACCACACCGTGTTCCTGAATTTTCTCGGTGTGCCGGTCATCGGGCTGCAATTCGATGGGCCCTACGGCGTCTATCACTCCATGTACGACGACCATTTCTGGATCGAACATTTTGGCGACCCGGGCTTCCGCTATCACGCCCTCATGTCGCAACTCTGGGGCGTGTTGACGTTGCGGCTGGCCAATGCCGACGCGCTGCCGTTTGATTTTGGCGCGTATGCGCGGGCGTTGCGCGAGTTTGTCGAGGACCTGCAGAAGAAAAATCAGTTGCAAGGTCACTTGGATTTGGCGCCGCTGATGCTGGCCATCGCCAACTTCGAGCGGCAGGGAACCGAGTGGAACGCCGCGGTGCGCCGGAGGCTGGCGAGTGGGAACGCCGGCGTGCGCGTCCTCGAACCGCTGAATCGGGCCCAGACACGGGTGGAGGCGAACTGGCTGAATGAGGGCGGCATTCCCGGGCGCCCGTGGTTCAAGCACCTGTTGTACGGCGCGCGCTACACCTATGCGCACCTCGAATTGCCGGGCCTGACTGAGGCAGTCGAAAGTAAGAGCTGGCCCGTGGCGCAGCGGCAACTGGACCTGCTGCTACGCGCGGTTTCGCGTAATGCGGAACTGCTCGAGCGGACGCGCGGACTCCTCGGAGTGGAAGCTAATCGTCGGCGCTGA